From one Nycticebus coucang isolate mNycCou1 chromosome 14, mNycCou1.pri, whole genome shotgun sequence genomic stretch:
- the LOC128565984 gene encoding membrane-spanning 4-domains subfamily A member 8-like — protein MNPMTSADPTANSMFVAAPQGSYPVAAPSSSYPVIPQVVSPVPLYPNNQPQVHLIPGNPPGLESNVNVQPAQKGLKEGKSLGAIQILIGLIHLGLSSVLATTLYGEYLAVSFYGGFLFWGGIWFIVSGSLSVATERQPNSSCLLNASVGLNIVSAICAAVGVILFIVDLSINSSYPHPNYYPYNTWGLAPGLMTSGVLLVFCLLELGISSAAAHFGCQMVCCPRNTVSTVYPNVYTTSTAFIPEPPNMPSPPRYSSEIQAPHKQS, from the exons ATGAATCCAATGACTTCAGCAGACCCCACAGCCAACTCCATGTTTGTGGCGGCACCCCAAGGCAGCTATCCTGTGGCAGCACCCTCCAGCAGTTATCCTGTCATCCCACAAGTCGTATCTCCAGTGCCCCTATATCCAAACAACCAGCCCCAAGTCCATCTAATTCCTGGAAACCCTCCTGGTTTGGAGTCGAATGTCAATGTGCAACCTGCCCAGAAAGGCTTGAAAGAAGGCAAAAGCTTAGGG GCCATCCAGATCCTGATCGGCCTGATTCACCTTGGCCTCAGCTCCGTCTTGGCAACGACTCTCTACGGGGAATATTTAGCAGTCTCATTCTACGGAGGCTTTCTCTTCTGGGGAGGCATCTGG TTTATCGTTTCAGGTTCTTTGTCAGTGGCAACAGAAAGACAGCCAAATTCTTCTTGCCTG CTGAATGCCAGCGTGGGCCTGAACATCGTCAGTGCAATCTGTGCTGCAGTCGGAGTCATACTCTTCATCGTAGATCTGAGTATCAACAGCTCATATCCTCACCCCAACTATTATCCTTATAACACGTGGGGATTG GCCCCTGGGTTGATGACTTCAGGCGTGCTGCTGGTCTTCTGCCTGCTGGAGTTGGGGATTTCGTCGGCCGCTGCCCACTTTGGCTGCCAGATGGTCTGCTGTCCACGTAACACT GTGAGCACAGTCTACCCAAATGTCTACACAACAAGCACAGCGTTCATCCCAGAACCACCGAACATGCCATCACCGCCACGTTATTCCAGTGAGATCCAAGCTCCACATAAGCAGAGCTAA